In Rhodothermales bacterium, a single window of DNA contains:
- a CDS encoding protein translocase subunit SecF: MRIFENISYKFIQSRTKGYIFSGILIALSIVSLVSRGLEMGIDFRGGMEFVVETTEPLNVVQVREELAQVLTSTPEVKAYGDSELLIRALDEGDINEIQNAITGGIASAFTDSNPRVLKTDIVGPRFAADLKRGAIYSVFGSLLVIFVYILIRFEWRFGLGAVAALFHDVIITLGVFSALYGIVPFSMQIDQSIIAAFLTIVGYSLNDTVVIFDRIRE, translated from the coding sequence ATGAGAATCTTCGAAAACATCAGTTACAAATTTATTCAGAGCCGCACCAAGGGTTATATATTCTCCGGCATTCTGATCGCGCTGAGTATCGTGTCGCTTGTCAGTCGCGGGCTCGAAATGGGCATCGACTTTCGGGGCGGCATGGAGTTCGTCGTGGAAACCACGGAACCCCTCAACGTTGTTCAGGTCCGCGAGGAACTTGCGCAGGTTCTGACCAGCACACCGGAGGTGAAGGCCTACGGCGACAGCGAGCTACTGATCAGGGCCCTCGACGAAGGCGACATCAATGAGATTCAGAATGCGATAACGGGTGGAATTGCTTCAGCATTTACAGACTCGAATCCGAGAGTGCTCAAGACGGATATCGTCGGACCCCGTTTTGCCGCTGATCTAAAACGAGGTGCGATCTACTCGGTCTTTGGGTCGTTGCTCGTGATCTTCGTCTACATCCTGATCCGTTTCGAATGGCGCTTCGGGCTCGGAGCAGTAGCCGCGCTTTTCCATGATGTGATCATCACGCTGGGCGTTTTCTCGGCGCTGTATGGCATCGTGCCGTTTTCGATGCAGATCGACCAGTCGATCATTGCTGCCTTCCTGACGATTGTAGGATACTCCCTGAACGACACCGTTGTGATTTTCGATCGGATCAGGGAGT